From Arachis stenosperma cultivar V10309 chromosome 2, arast.V10309.gnm1.PFL2, whole genome shotgun sequence, one genomic window encodes:
- the LOC130963115 gene encoding uncharacterized protein LOC130963115, with translation MLQLNEFDEFRYLAYENARLYKEKTKLLHDRKIAIRAFEPRQRLLLYNSRLKFFSGKLKSRWSGPFVVTRASLYGHVEIQEQNSDKKFTVNGQRLKHYLRGEIDHQSYLRTGTEGVALELCLTHKQDHACAYLTRARRLRL, from the exons atgctccagttaaatgagttTGATGAATTCAGATATTTAGCTTATGAGAATGCCAGGCTCTATAAGGAGAAGACCAAGTTATTACATGACAGGAAGATTGCCATCAGAGCATTTGAGCCAAGACAGAGATTGCTGCTgtataattcaaggctcaaattcttTTCCGGAAAGCTAAAATCCCGGTGGTCAGGACCGTTTGTGGTTACCAGAGCTTCACTATATGGTCATGTGGAAATACAGGAACAGAATTCTGACAAGAAATTTACAGTGAATGGCCAGAGGTTGAAGCACTACCTTAGAGGTGAGATTGATCACCAGAG ctatttgaGAACAGGAACTGAAGGAGTGGCGCTGGAACTATGCCTTACCCACAAACAAGATCACGCGTGTGCATACCTCACGCGTGCACGTCGTTTACGCCTTTAG